In Stigmatella erecta, the following proteins share a genomic window:
- a CDS encoding ATP-binding cassette domain-containing protein, protein MIDVSHLHKRFGAVTAVEDVSFSAADGVVTGLLGPNGAGKTTTLRMLYTLIRPDKGTARVDGLDVAERPMDVRRAIGVLPDARGIYPRLTAREHARYAGELHGLSGAALDKRVDELVELLDMKDIAHRRAEGFSQGERMKVALARALVHAPRNVLLDEPTNGLDVMSTRAVRTIIRRLKAEGHCVLFSSHVMQEVTALCDRIVVVARGRVVAEGTPDELRARTGKESLEEAFISAIGTDQGLMP, encoded by the coding sequence ATGATCGACGTGAGCCACCTGCACAAGCGCTTCGGCGCGGTGACGGCGGTGGAGGATGTGTCCTTCTCCGCGGCCGATGGCGTCGTCACCGGCCTCCTGGGGCCCAACGGCGCCGGGAAGACCACCACCCTGCGCATGCTCTACACGCTCATCCGCCCGGACAAGGGCACCGCCCGCGTGGACGGGCTGGATGTGGCCGAGCGCCCCATGGACGTGCGCCGGGCCATCGGCGTGCTGCCGGACGCGCGCGGCATCTACCCGCGCCTCACTGCCCGGGAGCACGCGCGCTACGCCGGGGAGCTGCACGGCCTGTCCGGCGCGGCGCTGGACAAGCGCGTGGACGAGCTGGTGGAGCTCCTGGACATGAAGGACATCGCCCACCGCCGCGCGGAGGGCTTCAGCCAGGGCGAGCGCATGAAGGTGGCCCTGGCGCGGGCGCTGGTACACGCGCCGCGCAACGTGCTCCTGGACGAGCCGACCAACGGCCTGGACGTGATGAGCACCCGCGCGGTGCGCACCATCATCCGCCGGCTCAAGGCCGAGGGGCACTGCGTGCTCTTCTCCAGCCACGTGATGCAGGAGGTGACGGCGCTGTGTGACCGCATCGTCGTGGTGGCGCGGGGCCGCGTGGTGGCGGAAGGCACCCCGGACGAGCTGCGCGCCCGCACGGGCAAGGAGAGCCTGGAGGAGGCCTTCATCTCCGCCATCGGAACGGACCAGGGGTTGATGCCATGA